ATGCATCATTACCAGATCCAATAGCAATTCCTTTTAACATTTGTTCAACAGTCATTTCCTCTCCTGGCTCAAGGAAAATTTGCGAACCCCCCATTGAAGCAGCATATTCACTTGTGCGAACTTTTTCATCCCAGGTGATTTGTTCCTTATCCAGTGACTCCATAATTAGAAGCATGGTCATAATCTTTGTCATACTTGCAGGGGGCAATTTTTCATCACTGTTTTTATCGTAAAGGATTGTTCCTGTATCTCGTTCGATTAAAACAGCTGATTTTGCTTTATCTGCTAATTCAGCAGTCGTAGATTCATTGGCAAGTGCCATCGGTGTTACAGAAAGAAGCATTGTTATAAGTGTCAAACACGAAATTATCCGTTTCATTTCATAAGCCCTCCATTCTTTATACTTTCCATTTTTTCCAGCAGGAGGAAATTTATACTAGGATTGGGAGGTTTTTTTATTTAGGGTATAGAGTGATATGATACTTTCTGTTACATGTAGTACCAGATGTTTTGAAGGTTAATGATGATAGCAGTTTGTAGGAGGTCGTACTTGATGAGAGATTGGCGAAGTTTCTAAATTGCTTGTTTGTTATATAAGTACATATAAGAAGATAATAATCGTTTATTGTTTGAGTATGAGCAGTTTTAGAAGTTTTTTCACAGCTATTACATTTCCATTTCCCGCCTGCTCTTTTCATAGATAAAGTTTCGCACCCTTCACAAAATACCCCTGATAAAATATCATTTACGTTGATATTAAATTCGTTAAGGATATTTAAAACTGGTGGTGTATGTAGGTTTAGGATGAAATCTGATAGCTGACTCAGCTGTTTCTTATTTTGCTTTTTTCTATGATTGTGTATCTCATTTAACCTTTCAATTTCAAATAATATATTTGAACTTTTAATAATAGACGGTGTGTTCCTTCTTTCTTCACCTATTACTTTTATAATCGTATTCGAATTAGTTATCACAACACATGTCTCAATTGCAAAATCATGTAGCTTTTTCGAATTCAACCAATTCTTTAGCTGATATTCTTGATGTTTTACCTGACTGATAGGATCCTGAAACCCTTCTACTTTCCCATTCACCTCTCTAATAAGCTGATTATGCTTTTGGTCAAAAGTAAGTGTACCTGAAATATTTTTAGATTCAATAATAAGCATGATACGGGGAGTTATAATTAGTACATCTATTTGGAAATAGTAAGTTTCACCTTTTAATCTAATATCATGGAAAATATAGTAATCTTCCCCTAAAAAGCTTAAGTAATAATCTAGTGATTTTTCTCCTTTGTATCCAGCCATCCTTTTAGAATACTCATTTTCAATTAAAACTCTTTTTGGATGGTCACTCGGGATTCTCCTTAATAATGCATTTAATGCTAGAATTCTTTCCGTTATTTGTTTTTCTTTAACCATTACCACTTTCAAATCACTCCCTTATCTTTTATAAAGTAATTCAATGACTATAGTTATAATACCTCTAATATTGTTAAAATCGCTTTTTAGCAAGAATATGGTATACATTAATTTTTATAAATTGTACTATTAACTTTCAGTAATGATATTTTCAATGTAGGAAATGTTTTTTTAAATGAAGGTAGATGGTTTTTTATATTTGTGTGTTGTGGTTTTGTTTGTCTAGTCAGTCTATTTTTCATGGTTCGGTCATTTTCCTATTTGGTCAGGTCGTTCTACCGGATCATCATGTCGTTTTTCCCTTGATTCAGGTCATTTTCACATTCGGTCGCGTCGTTTCCTTTTGGTCTGGTCATTTTCACATTCTATCGCGTCGTTTCCTCTCGGTCACGTCATTTTCCTGATTGATCACGTCGTTTTGCTGTTTTATCACGTCGTCTTTCGCTTGAGTCAGGTCATTTTCTCCTTCTATCGCGTCGTTTCCTCTTAGTCAGGTCATTTTCCTAATTGGTCACGTCGCTTTGCCGTTTTATCCCGTCGTCTTTCGCTTGAGTCAGGTCATTTTCTCCTTCTATCGCGTCGTTTCCTCTTGGTCAGGTCATTTTCCTAATTAATCACGTCATTCTGCCGTTTTATCACGTCGTCTTTCACTTGAGTCAGGTCATTTTCACATTCTATCGCGTCGTTTCCTCTTAGTCAGGTCATTTTCCTAATTGGTCACGTCATTCTGCCGTTTTATCACGTCGTTTTTCCCTTGAATCAGGTCATTTTCTCCTTCTGTCGTGGCGTTTCCTCTTGGTCAGTTCATTTTCCTGATTGATCACGTCATTCTGCCTATTGATCCCGTCGTCTTTCCCTTGAGTGGGTCATTTTCATCTTCTATCGCGTCGTTTCCTCTTAGTCAGGTCATTTTCCTGATTGGTCACGTCATTCTGCCGTTTTATCACGTCGTTTTTCCCTTGAATCAGGTCATTTTCACATTCTATCGCGTCGTTTCCTCTTAATCAGGTCATTTTCCTAATTGGTCACGTCATTCTGCCGTTTTATCACGGCGTCTTTCCCTTGAGTCAGGTCATTCTCTCCTTCTATCGCGTCGTTTCCTCTTGGTCAGGTCATTTTCTCCTCCTATCGCGTCTCCCACCAACTAAGTATTACCTTTCTTTATAATCACGCCTAACTTACTACCGACCCAAATACAAAAATACCACAGCAATAAGCTGTGGTATTTATTATCAACATCTATTCAACTGTAGCGTAAATCAATTCTGGTGCTTTTACCTCTTCGTTACTAACAGTGATGCTTTCATAAAGAGTCTTTCTTACATCTTCTACATTTTCTTCATTACTATGAATCGTAACTAGTGACTCTCCTTGTTTCACACTGTCCCCTATTTTTTTATTTAGTACTAGACCAACAGCAAGATCGATTTCTGATTCTTTTGTTGCTCTTCCTGCACCTAATAGCATTGCAGCTGTACCAACTGAGTCAGCAATAATTTCAGAAACATAACCATCAGATTTTGCTTCTAGTTCAAATTGATATGCTGCTTGCGGCAACTTTTCAGGTTGATCTACAACTGATCCATCTCCACCTTGTGCCTCTAAAAATGTTTTTAATGTTGTTAAAGCTTCACCGTTTTCCATGACTTCAACCAACATCTTTCGGGCTTCCTCAAGGGAGTTGGCTTTTTCAGCCAAATAAACCATATAACTTCCTAATGTTAAGCAAAGTTCTTCTAGATCTTTCGGTCCTTTACCACTTAAAGTATCAATCGCCTCTTTGACTTCTAGTGCATTTCCAATTGCATATCCTAGTGGTTGACTCATATCTGAAATAACTGCCATTGTTTTACGGCCAACAAGGTTCCCGATATCAACCATTGCATTGGCTAAGTCTTTAGATTCCTCTAAATCTTTCATAAAAGCACCGGCACCTGTTTTTACATCTAATACAATTGCATCTGCACCTGCTGCAATTTTTTTACTCATGATGGAGCTTGCGATAAGTGGAATGCTATTCACTGTTGCCGTCACATCTCGTAATGCATATAAGCTTTTGTCTGCAGGGGTTAGGTTGCCACTTTGTCCAATTACTGCTATTTTGTTTTGATTTACCAATTCAATAAATTGTTTGTTCTCAATTTCCACATGAAAGCCAGGAACAGATTCAAGCTTGTCAATTGTTCCACCAGTATGACCTAGTCCTCTTCCGGACATTTTTGCCACTGGAACGCCAACCGCTGCCACTAATGGACCCAATACAAGTGTTGTTGTATCACCAACACCACCGGTACTGTGTTTATCAACTTTTATTCCTTGAATTTCACTTAAATCAATGGTGTCACCCGATTGGACCATTGCCATTGTAAGTTCAGCACGTTCATTATCTGTCATTCCTTGAAAATAAATAGCCATTGTAAAAGCACTCATTTGATAATCAGGGATGTCACCTGTTGTATAGCCTTTGATAATGTGTTGAATTTCTTCTTTTGTTAATTCTTTTCCATCACGTTTTTTTTCAATCAAGTCAACCATTCTCATAAGTCTCTCACCTTTTTTTCATTAGAAATTTATTTTTTCTACAATGCTTTTTACAAGGTTTAAAAAGTTTGCTCTTACTTTTTCAGTTGTTTCTATTACTTCATCATGTGATAATGGCTGATCTAAAATACCAGCTGCCATATTTGAAATACAAGAGATCCCTAATACTTTTAATCCAGTATGTCTGGCAACGATTACTTCTGGAACTGTAGACATTCCGACTGCGTCTCCACCAAGTATACGAAGGGCACGAACTTCTGCAGGAGTTTCATACGATGGACCAGTGTTTCCAACGTATACTCCTTCTTGAAGCTTAATATGTAATTCACTAGCAATTCCCCTTGCTAACTCTCTAAGTTGTTTATCATAGCTTTCAGACATGTCAGGGAAACGAGGTCCCATATCAGAATCATTTGGGCCAATTAACGGGTTTGTCCCCATATTATTAATATGATCGCTAATCAACATAAGATCTCCGGCTTGGAAGTTTTCATTCACTCCGCCAGCTGCATTTGTCACAATTAATGTCTGAACTCCTAATTCCTTCATGACTCTTACAGGAGCTGTTACTTTATCCAGACTGTATCCTTCATAGAAATGAAAACGTCCTTGCATAGCAACAACTTTTTTCCCTTTTAAACTTCCAAAAACAAGTTGACCAGCATGTCCTTCAACCGTTGAAACAGGAAAATTAGGGATTTCATTGTATGGTATTTTTACAGGATTCTCTATTTCGTCCGCTAATACACCTAAACCTGATCCCAAGATTAGTCCTATTGTCGGTTGCTCACTATATTTTGATGTTAAGTAATTTGCTGCTTCTTTAATTAATTTACTATTCATTTTATACCCTCCTATTCCAACTCTGAAAGAAAGCTTTTTCCATGAGCTGGCATTTTCACATTAAAATTATCGGCAATTGTTGCTCCTACATCTGCAAATGTTTCTCTTACTGGAAGCTCTTTTCCTTCTTTCATTTTTGGGCTATATATTAATAAAGGAACATATTCCCTTGTATGATCGGTTCCGTGGTGAATAGGATCATTCCCATGGTCTGCAGTTATAATCAATAGATCATTTTCTGTTAATTTTTCTAGTACTTCTGTAAGTCTATTATCGTATTCTTCAAGTGCTTGACCATAACCAGCAGGATCGCGTCTATGACCGAAAAGGGCATCAAAATCAACAAGGTTTAAAAAGCTTAATCCTGTAAAATTCATATTAATTGTATCTTTTAATTTATCCATACCATCCATATTTGACTTTGTTCGAAGAGATTGTGTTATTCCTTCTCCATCATAAATATCAGCGATTTTACCTATAGAAATCACATCATATCCACTATCCTTAAGCTCATTCATAACGGTACGCTCAAAAGGTTTCAGTGCATAATCATGACGGTTAGCCGTTCGTGCAAATTCACCTGGCTTTCCAAGGAATGGACGCGCGATAATTCTACCAACCATATATTTGTCATTCATCGTCATTTGACGTGCCAGCTCACATATATTGTACAATTCCTCTAGCGGAACAACTTCTTCATGTGCAGCAATCTGTAATACAGAATCAGCAGATGTGTAGACAATTAATGAACCCGTTTTCATATGTTCTTCTCCAAGTTCATCTAGAATTTCAGTTCCAGAGGCAGGTTTGTTTCCGATTATCTTACGCCCTGTTTTCTCTTCTAGTTCTTGAATCAAATCATCTGGAAATCCATCCGGAAACACTTGGAATGGTTGGTCTATTTTGAGGCCCATAATTTCCCAATGTCCAGTCATCGTATCTTTACCATTTGAGGCTTCCTGCATTTTTGTATAGTAAGCTAGTGGTTGATGTTGCACTGGAATCCCCTTTATTTCTCGAATATTGCTTAATCCCAGTTTTGCCGTATTAGGCATATTTAGGCCACCCATATGCTCAGCTATATGTCCGAGTGTATCAGCACCAACGTCATTAAATTCTTTTGCATCAGGTGCTTCTCCAATCCCTACCGAATCTAAGACAATTAAAAATACTCGTTTATATGTATAATTTGACATTGATATCCTCCTTTACATTACCTTATTTTACTTTTCCATTTATCATGACATTCCATTCTCAGGAACAACTTGTCAGAAGTCTGACAACCAATCCTTCTCTTCCATTATAATCTTTAACAAACTGGATTGACAACTACTCTACTAATCTAACCTGAGAAAAAACAAAAATAAAAGCACCTCCT
This genomic stretch from Metabacillus sp. B2-18 harbors:
- a CDS encoding nuclease-related domain-containing protein — protein: MVKEKQITERILALNALLRRIPSDHPKRVLIENEYSKRMAGYKGEKSLDYYLSFLGEDYYIFHDIRLKGETYYFQIDVLIITPRIMLIIESKNISGTLTFDQKHNQLIREVNGKVEGFQDPISQVKHQEYQLKNWLNSKKLHDFAIETCVVITNSNTIIKVIGEERRNTPSIIKSSNILFEIERLNEIHNHRKKQNKKQLSQLSDFILNLHTPPVLNILNEFNINVNDILSGVFCEGCETLSMKRAGGKWKCNSCEKTSKTAHTQTINDYYLLICTYITNKQFRNFANLSSSTTSYKLLSSLTFKTSGTTCNRKYHITLYPK
- a CDS encoding pyrimidine-nucleoside phosphorylase, with amino-acid sequence MRMVDLIEKKRDGKELTKEEIQHIIKGYTTGDIPDYQMSAFTMAIYFQGMTDNERAELTMAMVQSGDTIDLSEIQGIKVDKHSTGGVGDTTTLVLGPLVAAVGVPVAKMSGRGLGHTGGTIDKLESVPGFHVEIENKQFIELVNQNKIAVIGQSGNLTPADKSLYALRDVTATVNSIPLIASSIMSKKIAAGADAIVLDVKTGAGAFMKDLEESKDLANAMVDIGNLVGRKTMAVISDMSQPLGYAIGNALEVKEAIDTLSGKGPKDLEELCLTLGSYMVYLAEKANSLEEARKMLVEVMENGEALTTLKTFLEAQGGDGSVVDQPEKLPQAAYQFELEAKSDGYVSEIIADSVGTAAMLLGAGRATKESEIDLAVGLVLNKKIGDSVKQGESLVTIHSNEENVEDVRKTLYESITVSNEEVKAPELIYATVE
- a CDS encoding purine-nucleoside phosphorylase, with the translated sequence MNSKLIKEAANYLTSKYSEQPTIGLILGSGLGVLADEIENPVKIPYNEIPNFPVSTVEGHAGQLVFGSLKGKKVVAMQGRFHFYEGYSLDKVTAPVRVMKELGVQTLIVTNAAGGVNENFQAGDLMLISDHINNMGTNPLIGPNDSDMGPRFPDMSESYDKQLRELARGIASELHIKLQEGVYVGNTGPSYETPAEVRALRILGGDAVGMSTVPEVIVARHTGLKVLGISCISNMAAGILDQPLSHDEVIETTEKVRANFLNLVKSIVEKINF
- the deoB gene encoding phosphopentomutase; its protein translation is MSNYTYKRVFLIVLDSVGIGEAPDAKEFNDVGADTLGHIAEHMGGLNMPNTAKLGLSNIREIKGIPVQHQPLAYYTKMQEASNGKDTMTGHWEIMGLKIDQPFQVFPDGFPDDLIQELEEKTGRKIIGNKPASGTEILDELGEEHMKTGSLIVYTSADSVLQIAAHEEVVPLEELYNICELARQMTMNDKYMVGRIIARPFLGKPGEFARTANRHDYALKPFERTVMNELKDSGYDVISIGKIADIYDGEGITQSLRTKSNMDGMDKLKDTINMNFTGLSFLNLVDFDALFGHRRDPAGYGQALEEYDNRLTEVLEKLTENDLLIITADHGNDPIHHGTDHTREYVPLLIYSPKMKEGKELPVRETFADVGATIADNFNVKMPAHGKSFLSELE